In the genome of Thiomicrospira aerophila AL3, one region contains:
- a CDS encoding YeeE/YedE thiosulfate transporter family protein — MLATRLTHWRSHYGLARQIMLITSAGLLIVALSWLVLQGAWVSAGLLLVGMGLGATLNYFVFGFSSSWRKSILEGNTLGARAQVIMLAAALMLFSPLLWLGQSDDGSFQGLVRPAGWSVILGAFLFGIGMQLASNCSSGTLNRAGQLQALPMVSLLMMFVGGVLAAYSFTYWDAWPALLPWSFTLDWGLAGLLVSLGLLALIYWALTRYEQQRTQQLTQLLSLESKWGATPYAPSSSSGLALSRAHQLLLAGLLLALLSTFILLLAGQPWSVASVFALWPFKLAEWIELHTGWMLLDWSFWDIAGHYQDRVARPLWLDHVSMTTLGVIFGALAVTLLQPKAITPLPDGQHAIGYYALGGLLMGLGAMLSYGCNIGALFSGIASGSLHGWLWLIAAVIGNMVALAWLNRSK, encoded by the coding sequence ATGCTAGCTACTCGCCTCACGCACTGGCGTAGCCATTACGGTTTAGCACGTCAAATCATGCTTATCACCAGTGCCGGCCTATTAATAGTCGCGTTAAGCTGGTTAGTCTTGCAAGGGGCGTGGGTATCAGCAGGCCTGCTGCTGGTCGGCATGGGCTTAGGTGCAACACTAAATTATTTTGTGTTTGGCTTTAGTAGCAGCTGGCGCAAATCCATTTTAGAGGGCAACACGCTTGGCGCACGTGCGCAAGTGATTATGCTCGCCGCAGCGCTCATGTTGTTTAGCCCACTGTTGTGGCTAGGGCAGTCTGATGACGGGTCTTTTCAGGGGTTAGTACGCCCAGCTGGTTGGTCGGTGATTCTGGGCGCATTTTTGTTTGGGATTGGGATGCAGTTGGCGAGTAATTGCTCATCAGGAACGCTTAACCGCGCCGGCCAACTGCAAGCGCTGCCAATGGTGTCACTACTGATGATGTTTGTCGGTGGCGTGCTGGCAGCTTATAGCTTTACCTACTGGGATGCCTGGCCAGCGTTGCTGCCCTGGTCTTTTACCCTGGATTGGGGCCTAGCAGGCCTGCTGGTGAGTCTGGGCTTACTGGCGCTAATCTATTGGGCATTAACCCGCTATGAACAACAGCGCACCCAGCAACTTACTCAGTTACTTAGCCTAGAGTCAAAATGGGGCGCGACGCCCTATGCGCCATCATCAAGCAGCGGTTTAGCCCTCAGCCGCGCACACCAGCTGCTGTTAGCAGGCCTGCTACTCGCGCTCCTTAGCACCTTTATTTTATTGTTAGCGGGGCAACCCTGGTCGGTGGCATCGGTGTTTGCTCTCTGGCCGTTTAAACTAGCCGAGTGGATTGAATTACACACCGGCTGGATGCTGTTAGACTGGTCGTTTTGGGATATTGCCGGTCACTATCAAGACCGTGTCGCTCGGCCGCTTTGGTTAGATCATGTCAGCATGACCACTTTAGGGGTTATATTCGGTGCGCTAGCCGTCACCCTTCTACAACCCAAGGCGATCACCCCCTTACCTGACGGCCAGCACGCCATTGGCTATTATGCGCTCGGCGGTTTGTTAATGGGCTTGGGTGCTATGCTATCTTACGGCTGTAATATCGGCGCGCTCTTTAGCGGCATTGCCTCGGGTAGCTTACATGGCTGGCTATGGCTCATCGCCGCCGTTATCGGCAATATGGTGGCGCTAGCTTGGCTTAATCGCTCAAAATAA
- a CDS encoding DsrE/DsrF/DrsH-like family protein, with product MEQANRLTIIQTKGSLDWAYPSLILASTARTLDQDAHIFFSYYGIRCLLKDTRSLRVSPVGNPAMPIRSPIGPASLKAIDWRGYTPDLLWSLPGMTRLATWAFKRQLASHGQLPFAEMRELCLELGVKMTACQMSMELLGFNAADLIDGIEYAGAASYLADSARDQSLFI from the coding sequence ATGGAACAAGCGAATCGACTGACGATTATTCAAACGAAAGGCTCACTGGATTGGGCTTATCCAAGCTTGATTCTTGCCAGTACCGCTCGGACGCTCGACCAAGACGCACATATCTTTTTTAGCTATTATGGCATTCGCTGTTTACTAAAAGACACCCGTAGCTTGCGTGTATCACCCGTTGGCAATCCGGCGATGCCGATTCGCTCACCCATTGGCCCAGCCAGCTTAAAAGCCATAGATTGGCGAGGTTACACCCCTGACCTACTGTGGAGTTTACCGGGGATGACGCGCTTGGCGACCTGGGCTTTCAAACGCCAATTAGCCAGCCACGGCCAACTTCCTTTTGCAGAGATGCGAGAACTGTGCTTAGAACTCGGCGTTAAAATGACCGCCTGCCAAATGAGCATGGAACTATTAGGGTTTAACGCAGCGGATCTGATTGATGGCATTGAATATGCCGGTGCCGCCAGCTATCTCGCCGATTCGGCACGAGACCAAAGTTTATTTATTTAA
- a CDS encoding MBL fold metallo-hydrolase — protein MNSLTKTSAIFALAAGLLTTPLAYGQASNNAYEDEWSRAFKQYAAQLNDPVLAQSILNYTAQHERLLQQHGYIGRVLPIPAIEAVAPGVFFVKGALMWGTLENFGLNNNITAVELESGIFVYNTGSNPAVAYSFHQKLQRHTAMPIKWLAIENYQSHANLGASYWMDVGVHNLYSEQAAADFWQVRGFDRAVQRVSEYGPLLIQPVRNVADRYTRFEDRLVINEGTGDEVHLVNFGGGHTPTMTGAFIPSKNILFTGDLGFVERLPGLLHGSSYSEWLQSFERMVDYVTTHSPDLDNLLVIPGHGGASNLTELTRQTYDYFKDLEEVVKQAIEQGVARQDLARHVEMPAYRDRPMYSQLFLRNALSVFDELTTGQVSDPLLADE, from the coding sequence ATGAATTCATTGACTAAAACATCAGCTATATTCGCCTTGGCAGCAGGCCTGCTAACGACCCCTCTCGCTTATGGTCAGGCATCGAATAATGCCTATGAAGATGAGTGGTCGCGGGCATTTAAGCAGTACGCTGCGCAACTTAATGATCCGGTGTTGGCGCAGTCGATCTTAAACTATACCGCGCAACATGAACGCTTGTTGCAACAACATGGTTATATAGGTCGTGTCTTGCCGATTCCGGCGATAGAAGCAGTCGCGCCGGGGGTGTTTTTTGTGAAAGGTGCGTTAATGTGGGGCACGCTGGAAAATTTCGGTTTGAATAACAATATTACGGCTGTCGAGCTTGAGTCAGGTATTTTTGTGTATAACACCGGTTCTAATCCCGCCGTTGCTTATAGTTTTCATCAAAAATTGCAGCGTCATACTGCGATGCCGATTAAATGGTTGGCGATAGAAAACTACCAATCTCATGCAAACTTAGGGGCCAGTTACTGGATGGATGTTGGGGTGCATAATCTATATAGCGAGCAGGCGGCGGCGGATTTTTGGCAGGTTCGTGGCTTTGATCGTGCCGTGCAGCGGGTCAGTGAGTATGGGCCGTTATTAATTCAGCCGGTGCGTAATGTCGCTGATCGCTATACACGCTTTGAAGATCGCTTGGTGATTAATGAAGGTACCGGGGATGAGGTACATTTAGTCAACTTTGGCGGTGGGCATACCCCAACCATGACCGGTGCGTTTATTCCAAGCAAGAACATCTTGTTTACCGGTGATTTAGGGTTTGTAGAGCGTTTACCAGGCCTGCTACATGGCTCGTCTTACAGTGAATGGTTGCAATCTTTTGAACGCATGGTGGACTATGTGACCACCCATTCGCCGGATCTAGACAATCTTTTGGTTATTCCTGGTCACGGTGGGGCGTCCAATTTAACCGAATTAACCCGCCAAACTTATGATTACTTTAAAGATTTAGAGGAGGTGGTCAAGCAAGCGATTGAGCAGGGTGTGGCGCGCCAGGATTTAGCACGGCACGTTGAGATGCCGGCCTATCGAGATCGTCCGATGTATAGTCAACTGTTTTTACGCAATGCGTTAAGCGTGTTTGATGAATTAACCACTGGTCAGGTCAGTGATCCGTTGCTAGCTGATGAATAG
- a CDS encoding AAA family ATPase: MNPRYNPFAPGAGIPPPELAGRDDIIERATISLHRIAAGRAARSVVLYGLRGVGKTVLLHKLTDLAEAEGYLSVVIEAPEYRSLPAMLGPALRTALIKMSKLNQAKAVMVASLSQAKSALAGFIKAAKLRFDDVEVNIDFDFEEGLADSGDFESDLTDLIVTVGESAKHHKKPIVLVIDELQYVPEEQLSALIAALHRASQKQLPITLLGAGLPQLLGQMGKAKSYAERLFEFVSIDALDNESAKQAIQIPLEHESTQITDDAIDEIIAQTKGYPYFIQEWGKHVWDLAESSPIQKKDALNATDVALSELDDSFFRVRFDRLTPAEKHYMRAMAELGEGPHRSGDISELLGKGASTVAPIRARLILKGMIYSPSHGDTAFTVPLFDGFMKRIMPEF; encoded by the coding sequence ATGAATCCCCGTTACAATCCTTTTGCGCCGGGTGCAGGCATACCGCCACCGGAGTTAGCAGGTCGTGATGATATTATCGAGCGCGCCACGATTTCATTGCACCGTATTGCAGCAGGTCGTGCCGCACGAAGTGTGGTGTTGTATGGTCTGCGTGGAGTCGGTAAAACAGTATTACTGCATAAACTCACTGATCTAGCTGAAGCAGAGGGTTATCTGTCTGTGGTGATTGAAGCGCCAGAATATCGATCTTTGCCGGCGATGTTGGGTCCGGCATTACGTACGGCTTTAATTAAGATGAGCAAGCTCAATCAAGCCAAGGCTGTGATGGTAGCGTCTCTTAGTCAAGCGAAGAGTGCGTTGGCCGGTTTCATTAAGGCCGCTAAGTTGCGCTTTGATGATGTTGAAGTCAACATCGACTTTGATTTTGAAGAAGGTTTGGCCGATAGTGGCGACTTTGAAAGCGACCTTACCGACTTGATTGTGACTGTTGGTGAGTCCGCCAAACATCATAAAAAACCGATTGTGTTGGTTATTGATGAATTGCAGTATGTGCCAGAGGAACAATTATCTGCCCTGATCGCCGCGTTACACCGTGCGAGTCAAAAGCAATTGCCGATTACCTTGCTGGGTGCGGGTCTGCCTCAGTTGCTTGGTCAAATGGGTAAAGCCAAGTCCTATGCCGAACGCCTGTTTGAGTTCGTATCCATTGATGCACTGGATAACGAATCCGCAAAGCAAGCCATCCAAATTCCGCTGGAACATGAATCAACCCAAATTACCGATGACGCGATTGACGAAATTATTGCGCAAACAAAAGGGTATCCCTATTTTATTCAGGAGTGGGGCAAGCATGTTTGGGATTTAGCCGAGTCTTCACCTATCCAAAAAAAGGATGCATTAAATGCAACGGATGTGGCGTTATCAGAATTGGATGACAGCTTTTTTAGGGTACGTTTTGATCGATTAACCCCTGCTGAAAAGCATTATATGCGGGCGATGGCCGAACTGGGCGAAGGGCCACATCGTTCCGGTGATATTTCTGAGCTGCTGGGGAAGGGGGCGTCAACCGTGGCACCCATTCGAGCAAGGCTGATTCTCAAGGGGATGATCTATAGTCCATCCCATGGCGACACGGCTTTTACCGTGCCATTGTTTGATGGATTTATGAAGCGGATTATGCCGGAGTTTTAG
- a CDS encoding type II toxin-antitoxin system MqsA family antitoxin: MSKELPICPVCGEGHLSAHSELVSVEYHGKTGEIANYFSVCDVCETEQAGANEMRMNKRVMIAFKKRVDGLLSGEEIRRMREAWGIDQKQAALIFGGGPVAFSKYENNDVMQSEGMDKLLRAAWYAPDVFVWLKEQAGLDGVDSDHSYHKTTNLMNKVGSGIKLVHSFKLDDSASYHRLESVA, encoded by the coding sequence ATGAGTAAAGAACTACCGATTTGCCCGGTTTGTGGTGAAGGGCATTTAAGCGCACATAGTGAATTGGTATCAGTTGAATATCACGGAAAAACTGGCGAAATAGCCAACTATTTTAGTGTATGCGATGTTTGCGAAACTGAGCAGGCTGGCGCTAATGAAATGCGTATGAATAAGCGTGTCATGATTGCTTTTAAAAAGCGCGTTGATGGCTTACTTTCTGGTGAAGAGATTCGTCGCATGCGTGAAGCATGGGGTATTGACCAAAAACAAGCCGCCCTTATTTTTGGTGGTGGCCCAGTGGCATTTTCTAAGTACGAAAATAACGATGTTATGCAGTCTGAAGGTATGGATAAATTGTTGCGTGCCGCATGGTATGCACCGGATGTGTTTGTATGGTTAAAAGAACAGGCCGGTTTGGATGGCGTCGATAGCGACCATAGTTATCATAAAACAACCAATTTGATGAATAAGGTCGGCTCTGGAATCAAGTTGGTTCACAGTTTCAAGTTAGATGATTCGGCAAGTTATCATAGATTGGAGTCTGTGGCATGA
- the ychF gene encoding redox-regulated ATPase YchF — protein MGIKCGIVGLPNVGKSTLFNALTNAGIDAANYPFCTIEPNVGIVPVPDPRQDKLAEMVKPERVMAATMEFVDIAGLVAGASKGEGLGNKFLANIRETDAIAQVVRCFENDDIVHVAGKVDPLSDIEIINTELVLADMESIDKAILKVQRVAKTGNKEAIARLATLEKVAAGIAEGTLVRNLDLSKDEQAELYDLHLLTIKPMMYIANVNEDGFENNPYLDAVTAFAQEQGAAVVPVCAAIESEIAELDDEDKLDFLQGMGLDEPGLNRVIRAGYSLLGLQTYFTAGVKEVRAWTVKVGATAPQAAGVIHTDFEKGFIRAEVTAYDDYVKYNGEQGAKEAGKLRLEGKDYIVQDGDVMHFRFNV, from the coding sequence ATGGGAATTAAGTGCGGCATTGTCGGTTTGCCGAATGTTGGAAAATCAACCTTATTTAATGCGCTCACCAATGCCGGCATTGATGCCGCTAACTATCCATTCTGTACTATAGAGCCGAATGTGGGCATTGTACCAGTGCCTGATCCACGTCAAGACAAATTGGCAGAGATGGTCAAGCCTGAGCGTGTTATGGCCGCGACCATGGAGTTTGTTGATATAGCAGGCCTGGTGGCGGGTGCATCGAAGGGTGAAGGGTTGGGTAATAAGTTTTTAGCTAATATCCGCGAAACCGATGCAATTGCGCAGGTGGTGCGTTGTTTTGAAAACGACGATATCGTGCATGTGGCCGGTAAGGTCGATCCGCTGTCTGATATTGAGATTATTAATACCGAGTTGGTGTTGGCGGATATGGAATCGATTGATAAAGCGATTCTTAAGGTGCAGCGTGTTGCGAAAACGGGTAACAAAGAAGCGATAGCGCGTCTTGCTACGCTTGAAAAAGTCGCGGCGGGTATCGCAGAAGGTACTTTGGTGCGTAATCTTGATTTGTCGAAGGATGAGCAGGCGGAGCTGTATGACTTACACCTGCTCACCATTAAGCCAATGATGTATATCGCTAACGTTAATGAGGATGGGTTTGAAAACAACCCATATTTGGATGCGGTAACTGCCTTTGCACAAGAACAAGGTGCCGCCGTGGTGCCGGTGTGTGCGGCGATTGAATCTGAGATCGCTGAATTGGATGACGAGGATAAACTCGATTTTCTGCAGGGTATGGGGTTGGATGAACCCGGTTTGAATCGTGTGATTCGCGCTGGCTATAGTTTGCTTGGCCTACAAACCTATTTCACCGCCGGTGTTAAAGAAGTGCGTGCCTGGACGGTTAAGGTCGGCGCGACCGCACCACAAGCCGCCGGTGTGATTCATACCGACTTCGAAAAAGGCTTTATTCGTGCCGAAGTCACCGCCTATGATGACTATGTTAAATATAACGGCGAACAAGGTGCAAAAGAAGCCGGTAAGCTGCGTCTAGAAGGCAAGGACTATATTGTGCAAGACGGTGATGTGATGCACTTTAGGTTTAATGTGTAA
- the pth gene encoding aminoacyl-tRNA hydrolase: MSSVQLIVGLGNPGEQYEQTRHNAGFWFVEEMARQAGEVFRPETKFLGLVAKISVNHRPVWLLKPTTFMNRSGQSIQALANFYRIPVEAILVAHDELDLPVGIAKLKTGGGHGGHNGLKDTIAALGGPNFHRLRLGIDHPGDRKEVVNYVLKAPSKLDRQAIDDAIYDATRVMADVVQGDFAKAMNQLHTRPAAS; encoded by the coding sequence ATGTCATCTGTACAACTGATTGTCGGCTTGGGTAACCCCGGCGAACAATATGAACAGACCCGACATAACGCTGGTTTTTGGTTTGTGGAGGAAATGGCTCGCCAAGCCGGTGAGGTGTTTCGTCCAGAAACCAAATTTTTAGGCTTAGTAGCCAAAATTAGTGTTAATCATCGTCCCGTGTGGTTATTAAAGCCCACGACTTTTATGAATCGCTCTGGCCAGTCCATTCAGGCGCTCGCTAATTTTTATCGGATTCCAGTAGAGGCTATCTTAGTGGCCCATGATGAACTTGACTTGCCGGTAGGGATAGCCAAACTCAAAACGGGTGGTGGTCATGGTGGCCATAATGGTTTAAAAGATACCATTGCAGCCTTGGGTGGTCCAAATTTTCATCGTTTACGTTTGGGTATTGATCATCCGGGTGATCGAAAAGAAGTCGTCAACTATGTACTTAAAGCACCTTCAAAGCTTGATCGTCAAGCGATTGATGATGCGATTTATGATGCCACGCGGGTGATGGCTGATGTGGTACAGGGTGATTTTGCTAAAGCGATGAATCAGCTCCATACCAGGCCTGCTGCCAGTTAA
- a CDS encoding 50S ribosomal protein L25/general stress protein Ctc yields MSALWTAKVRSTEGKGASRRLRHTGQIPGIIYGGDKDAVSVTLDANFVKKALMNNDIYNTILTVDVEGASQENVVIKDMQRHPARADVMHIDLQRVTDNGRVVKRVPIKFAGAAKAPGVKLGGLMTFFQKTVEIRCSAKNLPTAIEIDVSTMEAGESLRLSDLQLPEGVEVVALLHGSADYDQAVVGIGKVRR; encoded by the coding sequence ATGAGCGCATTATGGACAGCTAAAGTTCGTTCGACTGAGGGGAAAGGTGCGAGCCGCCGCCTTCGTCATACGGGCCAAATCCCAGGTATCATTTATGGTGGCGATAAAGACGCCGTATCGGTTACCTTGGATGCAAATTTTGTAAAAAAAGCATTAATGAATAACGACATTTACAACACTATTTTGACTGTTGATGTTGAAGGCGCAAGCCAAGAAAACGTGGTTATTAAAGATATGCAGCGTCACCCAGCACGTGCTGATGTGATGCACATCGATTTGCAGCGTGTGACCGACAATGGCCGCGTTGTTAAGCGTGTACCGATTAAATTTGCTGGCGCTGCAAAAGCACCAGGCGTTAAATTGGGCGGCTTGATGACCTTCTTCCAGAAGACGGTTGAAATTCGTTGTTCAGCTAAAAACCTACCTACTGCAATTGAAATTGATGTTTCAACGATGGAAGCAGGCGAAAGCTTACGTTTATCTGATCTTCAATTGCCAGAAGGCGTTGAAGTGGTTGCACTCTTACACGGTAGTGCCGACTATGACCAAGCTGTTGTAGGTATTGGTAAAGTTAGACGTTAA
- a CDS encoding ribose-phosphate pyrophosphokinase, producing MANKSVMIFAGNANVTLAERISLYLDQPLGKANVGRFSDGEIMVQITESVRGKDVYVLQPTCTPEPAVNLMEMLVMIDALKRASAKRITAVVPYYGFARQDRRPHSARVPITARLAADMITVAGADRMITIDLHSDQIQGFFDIPVDNIYASPVLVEDMLAQSSSDVSNITVVSPDVGGVVRARAVAKALDVELAIIDKRRPKANVSQVMNVIGDIKGRDCIIVDDMVDTAGTLCKAAAALIENGAKSVTAYATHAVLSGPAVENIRKSMLKELVVTDTIPQTLDAMECEKIRQVSVANILGETIRRVNNEESVTALMPAM from the coding sequence ATGGCTAACAAAAGCGTTATGATATTTGCCGGTAATGCAAATGTCACCCTTGCTGAGAGAATTTCCCTCTATTTAGATCAACCCCTGGGTAAAGCAAATGTCGGTCGTTTTAGTGACGGCGAAATCATGGTGCAGATAACCGAATCTGTGCGTGGTAAAGATGTTTATGTTTTACAGCCTACCTGTACGCCTGAGCCTGCTGTCAACTTGATGGAAATGTTGGTGATGATCGATGCGCTTAAACGTGCTTCGGCTAAACGTATTACAGCGGTAGTGCCTTATTATGGTTTTGCGCGCCAAGATCGTCGTCCTCATTCAGCGCGTGTACCGATTACAGCACGTTTAGCCGCAGATATGATTACAGTAGCCGGTGCTGATCGCATGATTACCATTGATTTGCACTCAGATCAGATTCAAGGTTTTTTTGATATTCCCGTTGATAATATCTATGCCTCACCCGTGTTGGTTGAAGACATGTTGGCGCAGTCAAGTTCAGATGTATCTAATATTACTGTAGTTTCGCCGGATGTTGGTGGTGTGGTGCGTGCGCGTGCTGTTGCTAAAGCATTAGATGTAGAGTTGGCCATTATTGATAAGCGCCGCCCTAAAGCTAACGTTTCGCAGGTTATGAATGTTATTGGCGACATTAAAGGCCGTGATTGTATCATTGTTGATGATATGGTCGATACCGCAGGCACCCTGTGTAAAGCAGCGGCGGCTTTGATAGAGAACGGTGCGAAGAGTGTAACGGCTTATGCGACCCACGCGGTGTTATCTGGGCCGGCGGTTGAAAATATTCGTAAGTCGATGTTAAAGGAACTGGTGGTGACGGACACTATTCCGCAAACGCTTGATGCGATGGAATGCGAAAAGATTCGTCAGGTATCAGTCGCTAATATTTTAGGCGAAACAATTCGTCGCGTAAATAATGAAGAATCGGTTACCGCGCTGATGCCAGCGATGTAA
- the rpsT gene encoding 30S ribosomal protein S20, with protein MANSAQAAKRAKQAEVRRLRNASQRSDMRTAVKKVLAAINSGDKAQATALFVAAQSKLDKMARKGIIEKNKAARSKSRINARIKALA; from the coding sequence GTGGCCAATTCAGCACAAGCAGCAAAACGCGCTAAGCAAGCCGAAGTTCGTCGTCTACGTAACGCATCACAGCGTTCTGATATGCGTACTGCCGTTAAAAAAGTATTAGCAGCAATCAATAGTGGCGATAAAGCGCAAGCTACCGCGTTATTTGTAGCAGCTCAGTCTAAATTAGACAAAATGGCGCGTAAAGGCATCATTGAGAAGAACAAAGCAGCTCGTTCTAAGAGCCGTATCAACGCACGTATTAAAGCCTTAGCTTAA
- the rlmH gene encoding 23S rRNA (pseudouridine(1915)-N(3))-methyltransferase RlmH: MIIHLICVGQKMPKWVQDAYHDYAKRLPKSCSLNLIELPMAVRGKTGSVSQYKQEEAKRIVAAVPKNARLIVLDEKGAQPTTLKLADKLADWLGGGQDVALVVGGPDGLDESIRAQASWMWSLSNLTLPHPLVRVMLAEQLYRAWSVLQNHPYHRE; encoded by the coding sequence ATGATTATTCACCTGATTTGTGTGGGTCAAAAAATGCCCAAATGGGTGCAAGATGCCTATCACGATTATGCTAAACGCCTGCCTAAAAGCTGTAGTCTAAATTTAATTGAACTGCCGATGGCGGTGCGTGGCAAAACCGGTTCAGTCAGTCAATATAAGCAAGAAGAAGCCAAGCGTATTGTGGCTGCCGTGCCCAAAAATGCCCGCTTAATTGTATTGGATGAAAAGGGCGCACAACCTACCACGTTAAAATTAGCTGACAAATTGGCCGATTGGCTGGGTGGTGGCCAGGATGTGGCGTTGGTAGTCGGCGGGCCAGATGGATTAGATGAGTCGATTCGTGCACAAGCGAGTTGGATGTGGAGCTTATCTAACTTAACCCTGCCACACCCTTTGGTCAGAGTGATGCTAGCCGAGCAGTTATATCGAGCTTGGTCGGTGTTGCAAAACCATCCTTATCATCGCGAATAA
- the rsfS gene encoding ribosome silencing factor gives MELNAAIELVTKTLDDGKARDIQVIDVTGLASFTDCMVVATGTSTTHVKALGGMVEQAFKDANDPCLGAESGPQPEWMLVDHGNIVIHVMTEQARAYYSLEKLWQVKDDAPKATVDSSNV, from the coding sequence ATGGAATTAAACGCAGCAATTGAGCTGGTAACGAAAACATTGGACGATGGCAAAGCGCGTGATATTCAAGTAATTGATGTGACGGGTTTAGCTAGCTTTACCGATTGTATGGTGGTGGCAACCGGTACTTCAACGACCCATGTTAAAGCCTTGGGCGGCATGGTAGAGCAAGCCTTTAAAGACGCCAATGATCCTTGTTTAGGTGCAGAAAGTGGCCCACAGCCAGAATGGATGTTGGTGGATCACGGCAATATTGTAATTCATGTGATGACTGAGCAGGCGCGAGCCTACTATTCATTAGAAAAACTTTGGCAGGTTAAAGACGACGCACCAAAAGCAACGGTCGACTCCTCTAACGTCTAG
- the nadD gene encoding nicotinate-nucleotide adenylyltransferase, with translation MVITRPGEQVAKQDIEWIGVLGGTFDPIHYGHLRPALDIQQQLNLTRIHFIPCYQPVHRGTPQASSAQRAQMVKLALADYPQCVFDSTELDRQGPSYMVDTLRTLKRAFPQAGLVLIMGMDAFAKFMHWHQWQTILTLANIAVMHRPGELMPQEGALAGLLTQHHVTHLSKPAGQIIEVAVTQLDLSATQIRDLIQFNKPIDQLVPKAVQDFIETNRLYQKG, from the coding sequence GTGGTAATAACCAGGCCTGGTGAGCAAGTCGCTAAACAAGACATAGAATGGATTGGAGTATTGGGCGGCACCTTTGACCCCATTCATTATGGGCATTTGCGCCCGGCTTTGGATATACAGCAGCAGTTAAACCTAACGCGCATTCATTTTATTCCCTGCTATCAGCCGGTGCATCGTGGGACGCCGCAGGCCTCATCGGCTCAGCGTGCACAAATGGTTAAATTGGCCTTGGCGGATTATCCGCAATGTGTGTTTGATTCAACTGAGCTGGATCGTCAAGGGCCATCCTATATGGTCGATACGTTACGCACCCTAAAGCGAGCCTTTCCGCAAGCAGGCCTGGTGCTTATTATGGGAATGGATGCGTTTGCTAAATTTATGCACTGGCATCAGTGGCAAACTATCTTAACCTTAGCCAATATTGCGGTGATGCATCGTCCAGGTGAGTTGATGCCACAAGAGGGTGCGTTAGCAGGCCTGCTAACGCAGCATCACGTTACGCATTTGTCGAAACCGGCCGGACAGATTATTGAAGTGGCGGTGACTCAATTGGATTTGAGCGCAACGCAAATCCGTGATTTAATCCAATTTAACAAACCGATTGACCAGCTTGTGCCCAAAGCGGTGCAAGATTTTATTGAGACTAATAGGCTTTATCAAAAAGGATAG
- a CDS encoding methylated-DNA--[protein]-cysteine S-methyltransferase — protein MNSRIIPHDWLVSRADTPIGLLYLATWQGRLVRASFAPFDDAADEQALTSQTDHNQTHQAWLDAIHTGVLPGSLAPKGTDFQLSVWQALQQIPLGQTRSYQQLADQLGRPQAVRAVANAIAANPIAWFIPCHRVIRSNGELGGYAWGLAQKQQLLDWEATHAN, from the coding sequence ATGAATTCTCGCATTATACCCCATGACTGGCTCGTCAGTCGCGCCGACACACCAATTGGACTCCTCTACCTCGCCACTTGGCAAGGCCGCCTTGTCCGCGCCAGTTTTGCCCCATTCGATGATGCCGCGGATGAGCAGGCACTCACCTCACAGACCGACCATAATCAAACCCACCAGGCCTGGTTAGACGCGATCCATACCGGTGTACTGCCGGGTAGTTTGGCTCCAAAGGGCACTGATTTTCAACTCAGCGTATGGCAGGCCTTGCAACAGATTCCACTCGGCCAAACGCGCAGCTATCAACAGCTTGCTGACCAACTGGGGCGTCCGCAAGCAGTCCGCGCAGTGGCGAATGCAATCGCCGCCAATCCGATTGCCTGGTTTATTCCTTGCCATCGTGTCATTCGCAGCAACGGCGAACTCGGTGGTTATGCCTGGGGTTTAGCCCAAAAACAACAACTGCTGGATTGGGAAGCAACCCATGCAAACTGA